The genomic DNA TGATCGGGTCCGACTCCCACACCCCCACCGCAGGCGGCATCGGCTCCATGTCCATGGGCGCAGGCGGCCTGTCCGTGGCTCTGGCCATGGCGGGTGAAGCCTACTTCATTCCCATGCCCAAGGTGGTCAAGGTCCACCTGACCGGGGAACTCACCGGCTGGGCAGCGGGCAAGGACGTCATCCTTGAACTGCTGCGACGCCTGACCGTCAAGGGCGGCGTGGGCAAGGTCTTTGAATACGCCGGTCCCGGTGTGGCGGCCCTGTCCGTTCCCGACCGCGCCACCATCACCAACATGGGCGCGGAACTCGGTGCCACCACCTCGATTTTCCCGTCCGACGAACGGACCAAGGACTTCCTTGAGAAGATGGGACGCGGCAGCGACTTTGTCGAACTCGTGGCCGACGAGGACGCCGAATACGACGAAGTCATTGAAATCAACCTGTCCGAGCTTGAGCCGCTGGTGGCCCAGCCGCACATGCCGGATCAGGTCTGCAAGGTTGCCGAACTGGCGGGCAAGAAAATCGACCAATGCGCCATCGGCTCCTGCACCAACTCGTCCTACTCGGACCTCAAGAACACCGCACAAATCCTGTCCGGCAAAAAAACTCCGCCGGAAACCGATCTGCTCATCTCGCCCGGTTCCAAGCAGGTCATGAAGATGCTCGCCCGCGAAAATCTCATCGAACCGCTGCTGGACGCCGGTGCCCGCGTGCTTGAATGTACCTGCGGCCCCTGCATCGGCATGGGCGGCTCCCCGATCACGGCAGGCGTCTCGGTCCGCACCTTCAACCGCAACTTCGAGGGCCGCTCCGGCACGCAGGACGGACAGATTTATCTCGCATCCGCCCAGACCGCCGCACGCCTCTCCCTTGAAGGCGAGTTCACCGATCCCGCCACATGGGGACCGGCTCCCGAGCGCATCGAGCTGCCCGAAGACGTGCCGTCCATCCGCGACCTGTTCGTGTTCCCGCCGGACGATGCGGAAAGCGTGGAAATCCTCCGCGGCCCCAACATCGTGGCCCTGGAAGATTTCGACAAGCTGCCCGAATCCATCGAGGCCAAGGTGCTGCTCAAGGTCGAAGACAACATCACCACCGACCACATCCTGCCCGCAGGCCCGCAGATCACGGCCCTGCGCTCCAACATCCCGGCTATCAGCGAATACATCTTCTCCCGCGTGGACAAGGAGTTCGTCGGCCGCATGAAGGAGGCCGGAAAGGGCGTCATCCTCGGCGGTGAAAACTACGGGCAGGGCTCCAGCCGTGAGCACGCAGCCCTCGGCCCGCGCCATCTCGGTGTGAAAGCGGTCATCGTGAAGTCGCTGGCCCGCATTCACCGCGCCAACCTCGTCAACTTCGGCATCCTGCCGCTGCTGCTGGTCAACCCGGCGGATTACGACACCCTGTCCGAAGGTTCCGGCCTGACCATCCCCGCTGGGGACATCAAGCCCGGTGAAGCCGTGGACATCCGCGTGGATACCGGAGAAGTCGTGTCAGTAACAAATGATTTGACCAAAAAGGAACTGGATATTATCCAGTCAGGTGGTCTGCTCAATGCAGTCCGCCAGAACCAGTCGTAAAAAAGTAGAATAAGCCTGACCGCCCGTCCCCGCCGTGGGGACGAGCGGTCGGGCACAAAGAGCCCTGTGGAGATGTAATGTTAGAGATAATGCGTGAGAACGCTTCCGGGTGGATCGTCAAGGTCCTGTTCGCCATCATCATCGTCGTCTTCGTATTCGCCTTCGGCATGAGCGGTTTCGACGCAGGTCAGGACCCCGTCCTCGCCACGGTCAACGACCAGATCATCACCCGTGCGGAATTCGAGGACTCCTTCCAGCGTGCCGCCGAGAATCTGCGTCAGGCCAACCCGAACGTCACCACGGCCCAGTTGCAGGACCCGCAATTCAAGCAGGTTGTGCTCGGCGAAATCATCAACAGCCGCCTGCTGCTGGCCGAAGCCGCCCGTCTCGGCATCTCCGCCTCTGACGAGGAAGTATTCGCCGCAATTACCCGCCAGTCGATCTTCTGGAACCAGAAAGGCGAATTCGACCGCAACGTCTACCAGATGGCGCTCCGCTCCATCCGCATGACCCCGGCACAGTTCGAGGCCAACTTCAAGAACGAACTCATCGCCAGCAAGGTCAAGTCCATGGTGACCAAGGCCGGTGCCGCCACGCCTGAACAGACCCGCCAGATTTTCGACTGGGTCGGCGAACAGGTCCGCATCGACTACATCCTGACCACCCCGCAGGACTTCCTCGGACAGACCGAGGTCACCGAAGCCGAGGTCAAGGATTTCTACACCAAGAACGAACAGAAGTTCATGGTGCCGGAGCAGATCAAACTCCGTTATCTTTCCTTCACTCCCAAGGACCTCGCCGCCTACCAGAATGTTTCCGACGAAGAGATCGAAGCATACTACAACGCCAACCTCGACTCCATGAAGCAAAAGGAACAGGTCAAGGCCCGTCACATTCTCGTGCAGTCCAAGGACAGCGATCCCGATTCCGTGAAAAAGGAAGCCAAGGCCAAGATCGAACGCATCTACAAGAAGGCCAAAGCCGGTGAAAACTTTGCCGAGCTTGCCAAGAAGTACTCCGAAGGCCCCAGTTCCGTGGGCGGCGGAGACCTCGGCTGGTTCGGCCGCGGAGACATGGTGCCGGAATTCGAAAAAGCCGCCTTTGACACAAAGAAGGGTTCGGTCACCAAGCCCCTCAAGACCCAGTTCGGCTGGCACATCATCTATGTAGAAGACCGCAAGGAAGCCAAGGAGAAATCCCTGGCCGAAGTCAAGGAACAGATCGCCGAGACCATTTCCGAAGAAAAGGCCAGCGAAAAGGTTTCCGACCTGCTCGACGAAGCCATGGACCGCCTCGTCTCGGGCATGAAGCTTGACGCCGTAGCCGATGAACTCGGCCTGCTTGCCGTCACTTCCCGTCCCCTCGCGGAACAGTTCCTGCCGCAGGCATTCGGCCTCACCCCGGAAGCCGCCAAGGTCGTCATGAACATCCCGGTGGGCGAAGCGCACAACACCCCGCTCGCCATCGACGGCGGTTACATCCTCATGGAAAAGGTCGAGGACATCCCGGCCGCACCGCTCGCGCTTGAAAAGGTCAAGGACAACATCATCAAGGTCATCAAGAGCCAGAAGGCCACTGCCCTCGCTCAGAAGGCCGCAGAGGATATCCTTGCACAGCTGACCGGTCCCACGGCTGCCACGGCTTCCAAGAAGTTCGCCAAGCAGATCAAGACCTCGCTGCCGTTCGACCGTCAGGGCAACATCCCGACGCTGGGCCAGAACCCGAACCTCGCAGCGGCCGCTTTCAAGGCCAAGGACGGCACATGGCTCTCCCAGCCCTTCAACGTACAGGCAGGCATCCTTGTCGCCCGTCTCAACGAGCGCATTCCCGCATCCGACAAGACGTGGGAAGAGCAGAAGGCCGCATGGATTCAGCAGGCAAGCCAGAACTACGAACAGGAAGTGCTCGCCGCCTACATGACCGACCTTCGCAAGAACGCCAACATCGAAATCACCCGACCCGACCTGCTCAACTAAAGGTTGCGGACAACAAATACAAACGGCCTGCTCCGGAATATCGGAGCAGGCCGTTTCTTATTGTTCTTTCAAATGGAGGAAGTTGTTGAGGCG from uncultured Pseudodesulfovibrio sp. includes the following:
- a CDS encoding SurA N-terminal domain-containing protein, which gives rise to MLEIMRENASGWIVKVLFAIIIVVFVFAFGMSGFDAGQDPVLATVNDQIITRAEFEDSFQRAAENLRQANPNVTTAQLQDPQFKQVVLGEIINSRLLLAEAARLGISASDEEVFAAITRQSIFWNQKGEFDRNVYQMALRSIRMTPAQFEANFKNELIASKVKSMVTKAGAATPEQTRQIFDWVGEQVRIDYILTTPQDFLGQTEVTEAEVKDFYTKNEQKFMVPEQIKLRYLSFTPKDLAAYQNVSDEEIEAYYNANLDSMKQKEQVKARHILVQSKDSDPDSVKKEAKAKIERIYKKAKAGENFAELAKKYSEGPSSVGGGDLGWFGRGDMVPEFEKAAFDTKKGSVTKPLKTQFGWHIIYVEDRKEAKEKSLAEVKEQIAETISEEKASEKVSDLLDEAMDRLVSGMKLDAVADELGLLAVTSRPLAEQFLPQAFGLTPEAAKVVMNIPVGEAHNTPLAIDGGYILMEKVEDIPAAPLALEKVKDNIIKVIKSQKATALAQKAAEDILAQLTGPTAATASKKFAKQIKTSLPFDRQGNIPTLGQNPNLAAAAFKAKDGTWLSQPFNVQAGILVARLNERIPASDKTWEEQKAAWIQQASQNYEQEVLAAYMTDLRKNANIEITRPDLLN
- a CDS encoding aconitate hydratase, encoding MGQSITHKIIEKHLVSGEMVPGKEVGLRIDQTLTQDATGTMAWLQFEAIGIGKVRTDLSVSYVDHNTLQMGFRNPDDHRYLRTVAAKSGAVFSPAGTGICHQLHLENFAKPGATLIGSDSHTPTAGGIGSMSMGAGGLSVALAMAGEAYFIPMPKVVKVHLTGELTGWAAGKDVILELLRRLTVKGGVGKVFEYAGPGVAALSVPDRATITNMGAELGATTSIFPSDERTKDFLEKMGRGSDFVELVADEDAEYDEVIEINLSELEPLVAQPHMPDQVCKVAELAGKKIDQCAIGSCTNSSYSDLKNTAQILSGKKTPPETDLLISPGSKQVMKMLARENLIEPLLDAGARVLECTCGPCIGMGGSPITAGVSVRTFNRNFEGRSGTQDGQIYLASAQTAARLSLEGEFTDPATWGPAPERIELPEDVPSIRDLFVFPPDDAESVEILRGPNIVALEDFDKLPESIEAKVLLKVEDNITTDHILPAGPQITALRSNIPAISEYIFSRVDKEFVGRMKEAGKGVILGGENYGQGSSREHAALGPRHLGVKAVIVKSLARIHRANLVNFGILPLLLVNPADYDTLSEGSGLTIPAGDIKPGEAVDIRVDTGEVVSVTNDLTKKELDIIQSGGLLNAVRQNQS